The window TTGCGTGCCCTGGACGATATTTCTTTCGACATTGCTCCCGGTGAAATCCTGGGGGTGGTGGGCGAGTCGGGTGCGGGTAAGTCGCTCACGGGCGCGGCCATCATCGGCTTGCTCGAGCCACCGGGCCGCGTGGCCAGCGGGCAGATTGTGTTGGAAGGTCAACGCATCGACCACCTGAACAACGACGAGATGCGACACATCCGGGGCCGCAAGATCGGCGCGATTTTTCAGGACCCGCTGACTTCGCTCAACCCGCTGTACTCCATCGGGCGGCAGTTGACGGAAACCATTTTGGCCCACTTGCCCGTCACGCCCCAAGAGGCGCGGCAACGCGCTATCCAGTTGCTCAAAGACACTGGCATCTCGGCCGCTGAAGAGCGCATCGACCACTACCCACACCAGTTCTCGGGTGGCATGCGCCAGCGAGTGGTGATTGCGCTGGCCTTGGCTGCTGAGCCTCAACTGATTGTGGCCGACGAGCCGACCACGGCGCTTGACGTGTCAATTCAGGCGCAGATCATCAGCTTGCTCAAAAAGGTCTGTAAGGACCGGGGCGCAGCCGTGATGCTGATCACCCACGACATGGGTGTGATCGCCGAAACCTGTGACCGCGTGGCGGTGTTGTACGCCGGGCGCGTGGCCGAAATTGGCCCCGTGCACCAGGTCATCAACCACCCGGCCCACCCTTACACCGCGGGCCTGATGGCCTCGATTCCCGACATGGACAGTGACCGCGAACGCCTGAACCAAATTGACGGCGCCATGCCCCGCCTGAACGCCATTCCGCAAGGCTGCGCCTTCAACCCGCGTTGCCCCAAAGCCTTTGACCGATGCCGCCAAGAGCGGCCCGAGCTGGTCAACACGGGTGTCAACCAAGCCGCTTGCTGGCTGCACGATGGGAGCGCGGCATGAGCGAGAAAAAATCACAAGCCTTGGTCGTGGCGCACGACTTGGCCAAGACCTTTGACGTCTCTGCCCCTTGGCTCAACCGCGTCATCGAGCGCAAACCGCGCCAACTGCTCAACGCCGTGGACGGGGTGAGCTTCGAGATCGAACGCGGCAAAACACTCGCCCTGGTGGGTGAGTCCGGCTGCGGCAAAAGCACAGTGGCCCGCTTGCTGGTGGGCCTGTACGAGCCCACACGCGGCGGCCTGACCTTCGACGGGCAAGACGCCCACGCGGCCTTCAAATCGTCCAATGCCAAGGCCATGCGCCAACGCATCCAAATGATTTTCCAAGACCCCTATGCCAGCTTGAACCCACGCTGGACGGTTGACAACATCATTGGCGAGCCGCTCAAAGAGCACGGCCTGATCAGCGACGCCGAAGAGCTCAAAGCCCGTGTGGCCGAGTTGCTCAAGTCGGTCGGTCTGTCACCGCTCGACATGGTCAAGTACCCGCACCAGTTTTCGGGCGGGCAGCGCCAACGCATCTCAATTGCCCGCGCCTTGGCCACCGCACCCGAGTTTTTGGTGTGTGACGAGCCGACCTCGGCGCTCGATGTGAGCGTGCAGGCGCAAGTGCTCAACATCATGAAAGACCTGCAGCGCGAGCGGGGTCTGACCTATCTGTTCATCAGCCACAACCTGGCCGTGGTGCGCCATGTGAGTGACCAGGTGGGCGTGATGTATTTGGGCCGACTGGTGGAATTGGCCGACAAACACACCTTGTTTGGCAACCCGCAGCACCCGTACACCAAGATGCTGTTGGACGCGATTCCGAAGATGCACGACACCGGCCGCGCCCGCACCCCCGTGCAAGGCGAAGTGCCCAACCCGCTCAATCCGCCAAGCGGCTGCACCTTCCACCCCCGCTGCCCACAGGCCACCGACATCTGCCGCGCCGAACGCCCCGCTTTGCGCGACTTCAAAGGCATCAAGATCGCTTGTCACGCGGTGGTGTGATCCCATGAGGTGATTTAAAGATTGAAATATCCGTCATTGTTCGAATAAAATCAAACAATGACTGAATTTTTAGACTTTAACTTTTCTTCGGCCGAAGAAATTTCTCTGGCCTTGGCGCAGCGATTGAAACGCCTTCGGATTCAAAAAGAGATTGCCCAAGCCGAGATGGCCGAGCGCATGGGCGTGTCTCGCAGCACACTCAACACGCTCGAAAACACGGGCAAAGCTTCGGTGATCGCTTGGATCAAACTGGTCCAGTGCCTCGGTCAAGAGGGGCAATTGCAGCCCTTGTTCAAGCCCGTTATCACGTCGATTGCTGAAATGGAACAGCAACAAATACCGGCTCGGCAGCGTGTCTCTCGCACGCGCCACCTTCCGAAAGACAAGCCATGAAAAAGGTCCAAGTCCGCTACGAGGGATGGGGCGAAAACTGGCACCTGGGCACATTGGCCGAAGATGGTCAGCATCTGCTTTTTGAGTATTCGGCTCAAGCCTTGACTGAAGGCTTGGATTTGTCGCCGCGGCATTTGCCGTTGCAAAAGCAGGCCATGGGAGATTTCCCAAGGCATTTTTGGCGCTTGCCAGGCTTGTTTGCAGACTCCTTGCCCGATGGCTGGGGAAAGCTGCTCATGGACAGGCTCTTCAGTCAGAAAGAGCTTCGCCCGCAACAGTGCTCACCGCTGGACCGCTTGAGCTTTATTGGTCATCGTGGGCTGGGGGCACTCACCTACGAGCCTGACACACATGGCGATGTTGTGCCTGATGCGGTGGATCTTCTCGCCTTGGCCAACGAAACGACGCTGGTTTTACAAGGCGAAGACACTCAAACCCTTCAGAAACTGGCCATGCTGGGCGGCTCCCCGCAAGGGGCCAGGCCCAAGGTATTGGTGTATTACGATCCGGTGATGGCGCGAATCAGCACAACACCCATGGCGGTGGGTTCAGGCTGGTTGGTCAAATTTCAGGCCTTGGGTGAGCACAAAGAGGTGTGTGCGATTGAGGCGTTTTACGCGCAACTAGCCAGCGCCTGTGGTCTGGATGTGCCCGCTACGCGGGTGTTTGATTTGAGCCCTCAACACGCGGCACTGGGCATTGAACGCTTCGATCTGTCGCAGGGGCGGCGTGTCCCTATCCATTCTTTGGCGGGTTTTCTGCACGCAGACTTCAGGGTTCCGTCGGCTGTGAACTACACGACTTTTTTGCGTGCCACACGCATGATCACGCGCGATGAGCGTGAGGTGCAAAAAGCATTTGAGCGTGCGGTCTTCAATGTGCTGTTTCACAACCGAGATGACCATGCCAAAAACCTGGCCTACCGCATGGATGCGCAACGACACTGGAAGCTGGCCCCATGTTTTGACCTCACGTACAGCGAAGGCCCTGGCGGTGAGCACCAAATGGACATTTGCGGAGAAGGGCTGAACATCACCCGCAGCCATTTGACGAAATTGGCGCAGCAAGGCGGGCTCGACGCTCGGTGGGCAGGGCACAGACTGGATGCCATGCTGGCAGTGGTAGACCAGTGGGCTGCGCTGGTCGAATCATTTGATATCCGTCGAGTGACTCGTCAGAAAATGCACCATGACCTTATTCGCCAGCGTGAAGCCTTGATGCGCTGAGTCAAGTGTTCACAACTCAGAGCACAAAGGCATAAGCTTTTTTCGATCTCTTTGGATGCATGGCGTCACGACTTCTGAATGGGATGGCGTCAAAAGATCTGAGGAGGCCAATAAAAAAACCCACCGTGTTGCCACGGTGGGTTTTTGTCTTTTAAAAATCAGCTGGCTTGCGCCAGCTTCAAATTAGAAGTTGTGCTTCACGCCGAATTCGAAGCCTTTGGACTTCAAGCCTGTGAAATCAGATGCAATCGCTGAACCCACGGTGTTGCCAAAGCCTTCTTCGTTTTTCAACACTGAGTAAGTGCCGTAGACAGAGGTGCGCTTGCTCAGATCGTGAACAGCGCCAAATGCCAATTGGTTGCCGATTTTTTCTTCAGCTTTGCGGGCAACATAAGAAGCCTTCAAAGTTGTTGCACCCATGGGAACAGCCACTCCCAAAATGGTTGACTTGATAGAACCCGAATTTACACCATCAGTTTCGGTCAACTTGTCTGTCTTGTATCCAGCGCTGACTTTGGCCACGCCCAAGTCGTAAGAACCAGCCAAGAATGTGGTTGCCCACTTGGCCTTTTGGTCGGTTGCACCTTTGGTGGACTGAGTACCCAGTGCGGCAACCAGAGGACCATTGCCGTATTGCAGCTTCAAACTGGTCATTTTGCCGGCATCGCGGTTTGTAGTGCCTGTAGCCTCCGAACCAAAGCTATACATCAGACCAGCTGTGAAACCGCTGAAAGATGGGCTGTAATAGGCAACGCTGTTGTTTGCACGGACGGCATTCGGATCAGCATAAACCGCGTTTGCGGTTGCTGTTGCAGCTGTCGCAAATCCACCGGCTGTAGTTACATCAGCAGCAGTTACTTCAGAAGATGCAAGCGTCACCGAGTTTGCCAGATTGTAAGAGGAACCAACACCGTTGGTGCCAAATGGATCAGCAATGCCAGCGATCGTGAACAATGGGGTGTAGTCACGGCCCATGCGGACTTCACCGAAGCCACCAGCAACGCCAATGGTTGACTTGCGTGCGAAGTTGAAGCCGCCAGGAGTGCCGGTGTCAGGGTTCATGCCGCCTTCAAAGTGGAAGTTGGCCTTCAAGCCGCCGCCCAGGTCTTCTTCACCACGCACGCCGAAACGGCTGGAGTAGATACCGTCTTGTGCCATGCCTTGGAACTTGTTAGTGCCAGATGTCACGGAACGGTAGTTCAGGTCAGCGCCACCGAACAAAGTCACGGTGGATTGTGCGAATGCAGTGCCCGAAACGGCTGCCAATGTAGCCAGAGCAGTTATATTGTTAAAATTATTTGCGAATAAAGAAGTAATTTTGAATTTGCCACTCTATACTTCTCTAGCTATGAAAATTCGGCCCCTTTTAGCCTCTGTATGCGCCAGTCTGGATGACTTTTTGGGTCAGCCGATGGCCATTGTGGAGGGGTCTGGTGCTTCAGCGGTGGCCATCTTGGATGCTAATCAGCCGGTTTTTTATGTGGTCAGTCCGGAGTTTTGGAAAAAAATCTCTCAGCAGGACAGCCCAGGCCGCCCGCCTCGTCGCACGGTCGACTTGGATGATCGGGATGACACCGAAGACGAGGAGCCCGAGCCTGCACCTGCGCCTCGATCACCGCGGGTTAAAACTGCGCGTGCCCAGATGGCTGAATCGGTGTTGACGCAGGGGGCGATGCGCTTTAATCGCTTTGACGTGCTGGCGGACCAGTTGATTGAGATTGAAAACCAGCGTGTCAAACGCGGCGAGTTGAGTGCGGCTTCGGTGGGGATTCTCAAAAATCGGCTGGACGCGCATGTTTTGCCTTATTTCAAGTACATTCCGCCGTCCCAAGTGACGCCGATGATGATGGACGCTTTTGTCCGTCGTTTGACCGACAGTCGGCTCAGTTCAACCACGGTGTCCCAGTATTTGGTGGTGGTGCGCAAGTTGCTCAAACTGGCCATTCGGCATGGTTTTTTGAGGGAAGTGCCTGAGTTGCCCGCCATCAAGGTGGCCAACCGACCTCGGTCGATGCTGAGTTTGAAGGAGTATGCCGCGGTGGTGCACACGGCCCATCGTTTGGCCCGGACTGGCGACAAGGCGCCAGAGATCAAGGCGTCCACGGGCTATCGCGAGCGGTTTTGGGTGCATCCTCGGCACTTGAGCCTGCCGCCAGACATGGCGTGGGCCATTCGGTTCATGGTCAACAGCTTTGTTCGACCGGGGGATTTGCGTCAGCTCAAGCACAAGCATGTTCAAGTCGTTCGCGGCAGCAGTGTGTATTTGCGCATGACCTTGCCGCAGACCAAGCGCCATGATGCGCCCATGGTGACTTTGCGGCCCGCAGTACAGGTTTATGAAGCAGCTTTGGCCAAAGCCCGTCGGGACGGACATGGTGAACCGGACGATTATGTCTTTTTACCCGCTGAAAAAGACCGCACCTATGCTCTGGCGGTATTGGGTTTCTGGTTCAAATGGGTGATGCGCGAGGCGGGTGTCGCGCCTGCTGACTCGCTGGGCCGTTTGCGCACCTTGTATTGCTTGCGGCACACGTCGATCATGTTCCGTTTGCTTTATGGCCAAGGCATTGACATGTTGACCTTGGCCCGGAACGCCCGTACATCGGTGCAGATGATCGAGCGCTTTTATGCCTCGGCGCTCGATGGCGAGATGAACGTGGCCATGCTGCAAAGCAGGCGCACGTCCAAGTCATGACGCGGTGATCAACCGGGACGAATCTGCCCCTTGATCACGACCTCTTTCCAGCGGGCCTGTTCACGGGCCACAAAGGCGGCGTATTCAGCGGGTGTGCCACCGCCAGGGATGGCGCTTTCGGCCGCGTTTTGAGCCACCACTTCGGGCGACTTGACGGCTTTGGCGCATTCTTGTTGCAGCTTGGTGATGATTTCGGGTGGTGTGCCTGCGCGGGCATGGATGCCGTACCACTGCACCGTTTCAAAGTCTTTGAAGCCCAATTCCTGCACCGTGGGCACGTCGGGCAAGACAGGGATACGTTCGGTGGTGCCCACAGCAATGCAACGCACGGCACCGCTCTTGATGTGGGGCAACAGGGCAGGGGTGCCTGCTGAGAACAATTGGATGCGACCGGCCAGCACGTCGTTGAGCGCTGGGCCTGTGCCGCGGTAGGGGATGTGGGTGACGAACATGCCGGTGGCCAGCTTGAGCGCTTCCATGGCCAGGTGGCCAGCGCTGGCGTTACCAGCAGAGGCGTAGTTCAACTGACCAGGACGGGCCTTGACGTAGGCGATCAAGGATTTCATGTCGGTGACTGGCACGTCTTTGTGAACCACAAACAAGCTGGGCACACGCGAGAGCAGGGTGACAGGCACAAAGTCCTTGTTCACGTCGTAGCCGCTGTCGGGGTAAATCAGGGGGTTGACCGCCATCAGGCCGATGTGGCTCATGATGATGGTGTAGCCGTCGGCCGGGGCACGGTGGAGTTCTTGCATGGCGGGCACGCCGCCGCCGCCGCCTTTGTTGTCAATGACAAAAGATGCACCCAATTGTTTGGTCAGCTGGGCAGCAATGCCACGGGCCACGATGCTGGAGGTGCCACCGGGGGCAAACGGGATGATCCAGCGGATGGGTTTGTTGGGCCAGGCCGATTGGGCATGGCCCGAAACGCCCGTGGCGGCTAAGCCTGCTGCACCCATCCATTTGAGGTAGTCACGGCGCGGGATCAGAGGGGATTGGGAGTCTTGCATGTCTGTGAGCTCGGTATGTCAAAAATGAACCCGTATCAAAGCAAAAAAAACGATGCATTTGAAGCGGGTAATTACGGATCAAGACTTGGCACCGCGGCGAAATTGTCGCCAAAGTGTCGGAACGATCAGCAGCAGGACGGCCACCGCCATGAGGCTGCCTGACAAAGGCCGCGTGAAGAAGGTGGACCAGTCGCCCTGGCTGATGGTCAGTGCCTGGCGCATGGATTGCTCGCCCAGCGGCGCCAGGATCAGGCCCACGATGAGAGGGGCCGCCGGAAAGTCAAAGCGGCGCATGATGTAACCCAGCAAGCCGAAGACAAACAACAAGCCCACGTTGAACACCGAGTTGCCCGCGCCGTAAACACCCGCGGTGGAGATCACGATGATGCCGGCATAGAGCCATGGCGGCGGGATCTTGAGCAGCTTGACCCACAAACTCACCAGAGGCAGGTTGAGCACCAGCAAGATCACGTTGCCGATGTAGAGGCTGGCGATCAGTGTCCAGACCAAGCCGCTTTGTTGGCTGAACAGCTGTGGGCCGGTCTGGATGCCGTAGCCTTCAAAGGCCGACAGCATGATGGCGGCGGTGGCCGAGGTGGGGATGCCCAAGGTCAGCAGGGGCATCAACACGCCTGCAGCGGCGGCGTTGTTGGCGGCTTCGGGGCCTGCCACGCCTTCGATCGCGCCATGGCCAAATTCTTCGGGGTGTTTGGAGAGTTTTTTCTCGGTGTAGTACGACAGCAATGTGGGCAATTCGGCCCCGCCTGCGGGCATGGCACCAATGGGAAAGCCAAAGAACGCGCCACGGAACCAGGCTTTCCAGGAACGCGCCCAGTCACTCTTGCTCATCCACAGGCTGCCCGTCAATTTCATGACTTCGCCACCTTTGGACTCGCGCCCCTGCCAAGCCAGGTACAGCGCCTCGCCCACCGCAAACAAGCCCACAGCGGCCACGGTCACTTCGATGCCGTCCAGCAATTCGGGGCGGCCAAAAGTGAATCGGGGCTGCCCGGTTTGCAGGTCCACACCCACCATGCCCAGCAGCAAGCCCAGGCCCAAAGCGACCAGGCCGCGCAACATGGAGTTGCCCAGCACGGCCGAGACCGCCACCACCGACAGCACCATCAGGCTGAAGTATTCGGCTGGGCCAAAGGCCAAAGCAGCTTCGACCACCCAAGGGGCCACAAAAGTCAAAGCCAAGGTGCCGATGGTGCCCGCCACAAAGCTGCCGATGGCGGCTGTGGCCAGGGCTTGACCCGCTCGGCCCCGTCGGGCCATTTTGTTGCCCTCGAGCGCTGTGACCACCGCCGCCGACTCACCCGGTGTGTTGAGCAAAATGGAGGTGGTGGAGCCGCCGTAAGCCGCGCCGTAGTAGATGCCCGCGAACATGACAAACATGCTGGTGGCGGGCACATGGTAGGTCAGGGGCAGCAGCAAGGCAATGGTCAGCGCTGGGCCAATGCCGGGCAGCACGCCCACGAGCGTGCCAACAAAGCAGCCCACAAAGCCCCACATCAAGGTGGTGGGCTGCAAGGCAATGGCAAAGCCGCCCATCAGGGCGTTAAAAGCTTCCATGGGAAATCCGATCGAAAAAACGTTGGGCGATGAAGCGAAGCAGAGACCGCTTCAAATCAACCAGGGCAGTGCAGGGCCCAAGCCCACGCCCAGCAATTGGGCAAACACAAACCAAAAGGTGCTGGCGATGGCGGCGCAGATCAGGGCCGATTTGAGGCCCAAGGGCGCATCAAACGCGCGTGCCACGCCCATGCCACACAGCGTGCCGGGGATCACAAAGCCCAAGGGAATCACCAAAACGATGAAGGCCACACCTCCGCCCAACAAGCTGAGGACCCGGGCATTGGCGCCAGGCAGGGGCGACTGGTCGGGTGCCTGGCTTTCATCGGTTTGGTGACCACGCCAAGCACTCACGCCGTACAACACGGCGAAAGCGCTCAGCGCAGCCACGATCACGCCCGGTGCCAGCACAGGACCCACGGTCATCTGCATCATGGATTCGGGGATGACCGTGACTTGCCAGGCGGCCACCCCGCAAAGGGCGGCCAGCAAGAAGGCAACGCGAAGAGGCGTCATGCCAGGCCCAGCTCTTTCATCAGGACGATTTTTTCTTCGATGTCTTTGCCCAGGTCGCGCTCAAAGGGACGCTCGGTCATGAAGGCGTCGGTCCACTTGCGTGTTTCCAATTCTTGCTTCCAAGGCGCCGAAGCGTTGAGCTTGGTCACAAAGTCGATCATGGCTTCGCGTTGGGCGGCCGTGATGCCGGGGGGGGCAAACACACCGCGCCAGTTCGATTCGGTCACGTTGATGCCCAACTCGCTCAGTGTGGGGACATTCACGCCAGGGATGCGGCGCTTGCCGGACACAGCCAGCGGGATCATGCGACCGGCTTTGATTTGTTCTTCAAATTCCGAGTAGCCCGAGATACCAGCAGACACTTGACCACCCAAAATCGCGGCGTTGGCGGGGCCGCCGCCAGCAAACGCCACGTAAGCGGCTTCGCGGGGGTTTTTGCCCAGGGCCTTGATCAGCATGCCCAAAATCAGGTGGTCGGTGCCGCCAGCGCTGCCGCCTGCGACCGAGACGGCCTTGGGGTTGGCCTTGAGGGCGGCTTCGAGTTCTTTCCAGGTTTTGATCTTGCCGTTGGCAGGCACCACAATCACGCCAGCTTCTTCGGTCAGGCGAGCGATTGGGGTCACGTCTTTGATGGTGACGGGGCTCTTGTTGGCAATGCCCGCACCGATCATGACCGAGCCGCCCACCATGAGCGTGTTGCCCTGGCCTTTGCGCTGGTTCACAAAGCGGGGCAGACCCACCATGCCGCCAGCACCGCCGACGTTTTCAAACTGCATGGTGCCGACCAGGCCTGCGGCCTTGGCGGCACGCTCCATGGCGCGGGCGGTGCCGTCCCAGCCGCCACCGGGTGCTGCGGGCACGAACATGTTGATGCTGGCGATCAGGGGTTTGGCCTGGGCCCAGGCGGGCAGGGTGAACGAAGCACCAGCGGCAGCGCCGAGGGCGAGGAAGTCGCGTTTGGAAATGGACATGCAGGTCTCCTGTGTGAAAATAAAAACACCACTGCTCGGCGCAAACCATGAGCAGATGACACGATTTTGGTGCCGCACCGGGCGTCAAGCTGTCAATCACCTGTCAAATCCATTCAGTGAATACCCTCAAAGCGCTATGACACCCCGAATCCTGCTGGTGGAGGACACCCCCGACATTGCGCTGTGGCTGGGCACGGCCTTGCGACAGGGGGGCATGCAGGTCGAATTTGCCACGGATGGCCATGCGGCCGAGCGCTGTCTTCAGACCGGTCATGGGTTTGATGCGGTGCTGCTGGATTTGCAGTTGCCCGGGCAAGATGGCTTGAGCGTGTTGCAGGACTTGCGTGCGCGGGGCGATGCGGTCCCGGTGCTGATTTTGACGGCGCGGGCCAGTGTGCCGGACCGGGTGCTGGGCCTGAACATGGGGGCCGACGACTATTTGCCCAAGCCCTTTGATTTGAGCGAACTAGAAGCCCGTTTGCAGGTCTTGCTGCGTCGCCATGGCCGCGCCAAAACCAACACATTGC is drawn from Limnohabitans sp. 63ED37-2 and contains these coding sequences:
- a CDS encoding Bug family tripartite tricarboxylate transporter substrate binding protein, yielding MSISKRDFLALGAAAGASFTLPAWAQAKPLIASINMFVPAAPGGGWDGTARAMERAAKAAGLVGTMQFENVGGAGGMVGLPRFVNQRKGQGNTLMVGGSVMIGAGIANKSPVTIKDVTPIARLTEEAGVIVVPANGKIKTWKELEAALKANPKAVSVAGGSAGGTDHLILGMLIKALGKNPREAAYVAFAGGGPANAAILGGQVSAGISGYSEFEEQIKAGRMIPLAVSGKRRIPGVNVPTLSELGINVTESNWRGVFAPPGITAAQREAMIDFVTKLNASAPWKQELETRKWTDAFMTERPFERDLGKDIEEKIVLMKELGLA
- a CDS encoding phage integrase SAM-like domain-containing protein gives rise to the protein MKIRPLLASVCASLDDFLGQPMAIVEGSGASAVAILDANQPVFYVVSPEFWKKISQQDSPGRPPRRTVDLDDRDDTEDEEPEPAPAPRSPRVKTARAQMAESVLTQGAMRFNRFDVLADQLIEIENQRVKRGELSAASVGILKNRLDAHVLPYFKYIPPSQVTPMMMDAFVRRLTDSRLSSTTVSQYLVVVRKLLKLAIRHGFLREVPELPAIKVANRPRSMLSLKEYAAVVHTAHRLARTGDKAPEIKASTGYRERFWVHPRHLSLPPDMAWAIRFMVNSFVRPGDLRQLKHKHVQVVRGSSVYLRMTLPQTKRHDAPMVTLRPAVQVYEAALAKARRDGHGEPDDYVFLPAEKDRTYALAVLGFWFKWVMREAGVAPADSLGRLRTLYCLRHTSIMFRLLYGQGIDMLTLARNARTSVQMIERFYASALDGEMNVAMLQSRRTSKS
- a CDS encoding porin, with amino-acid sequence MTLFGGADLNYRSVTSGTNKFQGMAQDGIYSSRFGVRGEEDLGGGLKANFHFEGGMNPDTGTPGGFNFARKSTIGVAGGFGEVRMGRDYTPLFTIAGIADPFGTNGVGSSYNLANSVTLASSEVTAADVTTAGGFATAATATANAVYADPNAVRANNSVAYYSPSFSGFTAGLMYSFGSEATGTTNRDAGKMTSLKLQYGNGPLVAALGTQSTKGATDQKAKWATTFLAGSYDLGVAKVSAGYKTDKLTETDGVNSGSIKSTILGVAVPMGATTLKASYVARKAEEKIGNQLAFGAVHDLSKRTSVYGTYSVLKNEEGFGNTVGSAIASDFTGLKSKGFEFGVKHNF
- a CDS encoding response regulator transcription factor — its product is MTPRILLVEDTPDIALWLGTALRQGGMQVEFATDGHAAERCLQTGHGFDAVLLDLQLPGQDGLSVLQDLRARGDAVPVLILTARASVPDRVLGLNMGADDYLPKPFDLSELEARLQVLLRRHGRAKTNTLRWGPLEMAPETSTVWWHGQVLALTQREAAALRVLLSSPQRTVSKEQLHADVFADEATGLDAVEVLIYRLRKKIEAAAAASGGSSEVVISTFRGMGYMLTSPLGSA
- a CDS encoding tripartite tricarboxylate transporter TctB family protein — translated: MTPLRVAFLLAALCGVAAWQVTVIPESMMQMTVGPVLAPGVIVAALSAFAVLYGVSAWRGHQTDESQAPDQSPLPGANARVLSLLGGGVAFIVLVIPLGFVIPGTLCGMGVARAFDAPLGLKSALICAAIASTFWFVFAQLLGVGLGPALPWLI
- a CDS encoding tripartite tricarboxylate transporter permease; this translates as MEAFNALMGGFAIALQPTTLMWGFVGCFVGTLVGVLPGIGPALTIALLLPLTYHVPATSMFVMFAGIYYGAAYGGSTTSILLNTPGESAAVVTALEGNKMARRGRAGQALATAAIGSFVAGTIGTLALTFVAPWVVEAALAFGPAEYFSLMVLSVVAVSAVLGNSMLRGLVALGLGLLLGMVGVDLQTGQPRFTFGRPELLDGIEVTVAAVGLFAVGEALYLAWQGRESKGGEVMKLTGSLWMSKSDWARSWKAWFRGAFFGFPIGAMPAGGAELPTLLSYYTEKKLSKHPEEFGHGAIEGVAGPEAANNAAAAGVLMPLLTLGIPTSATAAIMLSAFEGYGIQTGPQLFSQQSGLVWTLIASLYIGNVILLVLNLPLVSLWVKLLKIPPPWLYAGIIVISTAGVYGAGNSVFNVGLLFVFGLLGYIMRRFDFPAAPLIVGLILAPLGEQSMRQALTISQGDWSTFFTRPLSGSLMAVAVLLLIVPTLWRQFRRGAKS
- a CDS encoding helix-turn-helix transcriptional regulator; translation: MTEFLDFNFSSAEEISLALAQRLKRLRIQKEIAQAEMAERMGVSRSTLNTLENTGKASVIAWIKLVQCLGQEGQLQPLFKPVITSIAEMEQQQIPARQRVSRTRHLPKDKP
- a CDS encoding Bug family tripartite tricarboxylate transporter substrate binding protein, which gives rise to MQDSQSPLIPRRDYLKWMGAAGLAATGVSGHAQSAWPNKPIRWIIPFAPGGTSSIVARGIAAQLTKQLGASFVIDNKGGGGGVPAMQELHRAPADGYTIIMSHIGLMAVNPLIYPDSGYDVNKDFVPVTLLSRVPSLFVVHKDVPVTDMKSLIAYVKARPGQLNYASAGNASAGHLAMEALKLATGMFVTHIPYRGTGPALNDVLAGRIQLFSAGTPALLPHIKSGAVRCIAVGTTERIPVLPDVPTVQELGFKDFETVQWYGIHARAGTPPEIITKLQQECAKAVKSPEVVAQNAAESAIPGGGTPAEYAAFVAREQARWKEVVIKGQIRPG
- a CDS encoding type II toxin-antitoxin system HipA family toxin; translated protein: MKKVQVRYEGWGENWHLGTLAEDGQHLLFEYSAQALTEGLDLSPRHLPLQKQAMGDFPRHFWRLPGLFADSLPDGWGKLLMDRLFSQKELRPQQCSPLDRLSFIGHRGLGALTYEPDTHGDVVPDAVDLLALANETTLVLQGEDTQTLQKLAMLGGSPQGARPKVLVYYDPVMARISTTPMAVGSGWLVKFQALGEHKEVCAIEAFYAQLASACGLDVPATRVFDLSPQHAALGIERFDLSQGRRVPIHSLAGFLHADFRVPSAVNYTTFLRATRMITRDEREVQKAFERAVFNVLFHNRDDHAKNLAYRMDAQRHWKLAPCFDLTYSEGPGGEHQMDICGEGLNITRSHLTKLAQQGGLDARWAGHRLDAMLAVVDQWAALVESFDIRRVTRQKMHHDLIRQREALMR
- a CDS encoding ABC transporter ATP-binding protein; translated protein: MSEKKSQALVVAHDLAKTFDVSAPWLNRVIERKPRQLLNAVDGVSFEIERGKTLALVGESGCGKSTVARLLVGLYEPTRGGLTFDGQDAHAAFKSSNAKAMRQRIQMIFQDPYASLNPRWTVDNIIGEPLKEHGLISDAEELKARVAELLKSVGLSPLDMVKYPHQFSGGQRQRISIARALATAPEFLVCDEPTSALDVSVQAQVLNIMKDLQRERGLTYLFISHNLAVVRHVSDQVGVMYLGRLVELADKHTLFGNPQHPYTKMLLDAIPKMHDTGRARTPVQGEVPNPLNPPSGCTFHPRCPQATDICRAERPALRDFKGIKIACHAVV
- a CDS encoding ABC transporter ATP-binding protein, translated to MSLLQVKNLVVEFPSRHGTLRALDDISFDIAPGEILGVVGESGAGKSLTGAAIIGLLEPPGRVASGQIVLEGQRIDHLNNDEMRHIRGRKIGAIFQDPLTSLNPLYSIGRQLTETILAHLPVTPQEARQRAIQLLKDTGISAAEERIDHYPHQFSGGMRQRVVIALALAAEPQLIVADEPTTALDVSIQAQIISLLKKVCKDRGAAVMLITHDMGVIAETCDRVAVLYAGRVAEIGPVHQVINHPAHPYTAGLMASIPDMDSDRERLNQIDGAMPRLNAIPQGCAFNPRCPKAFDRCRQERPELVNTGVNQAACWLHDGSAA